The following are encoded together in the Scomber japonicus isolate fScoJap1 chromosome 20, fScoJap1.pri, whole genome shotgun sequence genome:
- the LOC128381345 gene encoding toll-like receptor 13 yields the protein MVRAVLFLLLLNTSACCGFGFKGCSQNFPDTETLWCFNHNIVNLSDVVSMIPANITTINLSKNNIAVIPPGSFSHLLGLKQLDLSQNKLVSLNGGEFRGLDVLYFLNLTCNNISHIHSHAFDGLARLQSLLLTHNLLVTISQGIFNFLPLIQKIDLSLNMLKTFNCEESGGSSTLRWLNLLANNIQKVNVSCFPALEYIRLSNNTELELQADVFAFNPKLRSLHLQGVKADVLGGLSEETKMNLSWVSFSLFVERSPFTICGLMKGMDQLQRLEVDLKGSKLLHPNSTLLDCATPQVLFILHANLGNVAQVPLGKGNTGRLYLINCGMKEISRTTFEGYKRLKTLQINQNKVIIHEDTFQGMSHLTFLSFDRCKLRDINPNWFLPLKTLTRLSLLKNEITELTPMVFSVLTKLEQLYLQFNLLKYITKKPFSKLRRLDKLNLSLNIIDFIEEGSFQDLTRLRYLDLSGNRIKRLTPSILSGLMNLRTFVLYNNRLHFKSYESPFINLNSLDNVQLNYQGPGGRGIGSIGPYFFKGQRNLTSLAIGHSIMVDFHRDAFAPLVNLKYLYIAGVLMKTTNLSAVLSPLKKLWKLTLYRADLDTLPADLLPPDNSLEVLKVQSNHLRTVDKTMLDALPRLRFLDVSENPLTCTCDNAWFKNWAVQNAHTQVSYLYDLQCDNDRRSPYLWQFNDKACSYENVSFNLFVTFSVMDVLFVFVCLTWHIQGPSLRYLLLILRAKVRGRKGAAGAKFQYDAFISYSSNDEAWVIRQLVPNLEKPASGAPGLRLCLHHRDFRPGTSILDNIEAAIYNSRHTICVVTRHFLRSEWCSMEFQLASLRLLCDGSDVLLLVFLEEIPEHCLSPYTRLRKIVRKKTYLLWPEKPQERDAFWVRLIDALKDNEDENEEGRGGEGELVQLIG from the exons atGGTGCGAGCAGTCTTGTTCCTGCTTCTGCTCAACACCTCCGCCTGCTGTGGTTTTGGCTTTAAAGGCTGCTCTCAGAACTTCCCCGATACTGAGACCCTATGGTGCTTCAACCACAACATCGTCAACCTCTCCGATGTTGTTAGCATGATCCCAGCTAATATCACGACAATCAACCTGTCCAAGAATAACATCGCAGTAATCCCACCTGGATCATTTAGTCACCTGCTCGGGCTCAAACAACTGGACCTGAGTCAGAACAAGCTGGTCTCTCTAAATGGAGGAGAATTCAGAGGTCTGGACGTCCTGTACTTTCTCAATCTTACCTGCAACAACATCTCACACATCCACTCTCATGCATTTGATGGACTTGCTAGGCTACAATCCCTCCTCCTGACCCATAACCTACTTGTAACAATCTCTCAGGGTATCTTTAATTTCCTCCCCCTGATTCAAAAAATCGACCTTTCTCTGAACATGCTCAAGACCTTCAACTGTGAAGAGTCTGGCGGCTCCTCTACTCTAAGGTGGCTCAATCTTTTAGCAAACAACATCCAGAAGGTAAACGTGAGCTGTTTCCCTGCCCTTGAGTACATCAGGTTGTCCAACAACACCGAGCTGGAGCTTCAGGCAGATGTTTTTGCCTTCAACCCAAAACTGAGGAGTTTGCATCTCCAGGGAGTTAAAGCAGATGTGCTAGGGGGACTTTCTGAGGAGACAAAAATGAATCTCTCTTGGGTATCATTTTCGTTGTTTGTGGAGAGATCTCCATTTACCATCTGTGGATTGATGAAAGGAATGGATCAGCTGCAGAGACTCGAG GTTGACTTGAAAGGATCCAAGTTACTTCATCCTAACTCCACCCTCCTGGACTGTGCCACTCCACAAGTTCTGTTCATTTTGCATGCAAACCTTGGGAATGTTGCTCAGGTGCCGTTGGGTAAGGGGAACACAGGCAGACTCTATCTCATCAATTGCGGGATGAAAGAAATATCTCGTACTACATTTGAGGGTTACAAACGACtgaaaacactgcagataaATCAAAACAAGGTCATCATTCACGAGGATACTTTTCAAGGCATGTCCCACCTCACCTTTTTGAGCTTTGACAGGTGCAAATTACGGGACATCAACCCCAACTGGTTCCTACCTCTGAAGACTCTGACTCGCCTGTCTCTCCTGAAAAATGAAATCACTGAGTTGACCCCAATGGTATTCAGTGTCCTCACCAAACTTGAGCAGCTCTACCTGCAGTTCAATCTGCTAAAATATATCACCAAGAAGCCTTTCAGTAAGCTGCGGAGGCTGGATAAACTCAACCTCAGTTTGAATATAATTGATTTCATTGAAGAAGGCTCTTTCCAAGATCTAACGAGGCTCAG ATACCTGGACTTAAGTGGGAACCGCATCAAGAGGCTGACACCATCCATTCTGTCTGGCCTGATGAATTTGAGGACATTTGTTCTGTACAACAACCGCCTCCATTTTAAATCATATGAATCTCCTTTCATCAACCTTAATTCTCTGGAT AATGTGCAGTTGAACTACCAGGGACCTGGAGGACGAGGCATTGGTAGTATTGGACCATATTTCTTTAAAGGTCAGCGTAATCTTACCTCACTGGCCATCGGGCACAGCATCATGGTTGACTTCCATCGTGACGCCTTTGCTCCTCTGGTCAATTTGAAGTACCTGTATATAGCAGGGGTGCTAATGAAAACAACCAACCTGAGCGCAGTGCTTTCCCCTTTGAAAAAGCTGTGGAAGCTGACTCTTTACAGGGCAGACCTGGATACTCTGCCTGCTGACCTGCTGCCTCCAGATAATTCACTGGAGGTCCTCAAAGTCCAGTCAAACCACCTCCGCACTGTGGACAAAACCATGCTGGATGCTCTGCCAAG attGCGTTTTTTGGACGTTTCAGAAAATCCACTTACCTGTACCTGTGACAATGCCTGGTTCAAGAACTGGGCTGTCCAAAATGCTCATACACAG GTGTCCTACCTGTATGACCTCCAATGTGACAATGACAGGAGATCTCCCTATCTGTGGCAGTTCAATGATAAAGCGTGCTCCTACGAAAACGTTTCCTTCAATCTCTTTGTCACCTTCTCTGTAATGGAtgtgttatttgtgtttgtatgtctgaCTTGGCACATACAAGGACCTAGCCTCCGCTACCTGCTGCTCATCCTCAGGGCAAAGGTGCGTGGGCGTAAGGGGGCAGCAGGGGCCAAATTCCAGTATGATGCATTTATTTCTTATAGCTCCAATGATGAAGCCTGGGTGATAAGGCAACTGGTGCCAAATCTAGAGAAGCCAGCTTCTGGTGCACCAGGACTCAGGCTGTGTCTCCATCACAGAGACTTTCGCCCGGGTACTTCTATCCTGGACAACATCGAGGCTGCCATCTACAACTCTCGACACACCATTTGTGTAGTGACACGTCATTTCCTGCGAAGTGAGTGGTGCTCTATGGAGTTTCAGCTGGCCAGCCTGAGGCTTCTGTGTGATGGCAGTGATGTCCTGCTGCTGGTGTTCCTAGAGGAGATACCTGAACACTGTCTGTCTCCCTACACACGCCTACGCAAGATCGTACGCAAGAAAACCTACCTGCTGTGGCCTGAGAAACCACAAGAGCGTGATGCCTTCTGGGTCAGACTGATAGATGCCTTGAAAGACAATGAGGAtgagaatgaggaaggaagaggaggagagggtgagTTAGTACAGCTAATTGGCTAG
- the prr35 gene encoding proline-rich protein 35, producing MSKDDACKVTSASKHKERKPKKPHYIPRPWGKPYNYKCFQCPFTCMEKSHLYNHMKYSLCKNSLSLLIESDWPYKKGNILHPDQLRPFQQGHGIHAAGKDELEQVTRTEERQMQRRSVEEEGDDRESQGPEDEEEGGRGERAEVAERMKESSNDNSNRGDTAECATKKTKAPESELLMADMLSLEDQILRARSVEVEAQLKHYKLSKTCLTAPGLLSEQWRLLASSHTKAKAESAQSRVSSSIPCYPPPPNLVDYQDPTGLNLSLLGVGYPISPSLFSYMNSAIPSTATGLTAQTHAQLAQLPFLASAAQLMHPASSTHADRTLIPSRLYYPFLCEHTFGPTSSQNDASKALKTSPNSLENNPLTSFQSKVNLWKVPALRPGTTAVSPAGWVSPQRESPDQAYRQGDKLQATAKEGKVSWGLKRTGAPLGNHETPVEKKPAMGFTSDLLKNIQSASALNMASDKLFYHGSLQDAQLQTRPSELWYNDPLTSPNSETSSLSTSVGPNSQDMPIARTIGEGASESVAALLGDLSKALQEYQEAERKISHLEKEDIPAQRQLWEHLSKIRSELSHIHQALERTARQSDGPLDLSVKRDSTDSVGDQGLREDGSLKGNTTETEEEDEELEERKEDEEDERERKVMKASLESRKQSLDMLIKMSQAGASVVNAEVLSPSGLGMRPSPAEALWPSRTTKCEADSSVLLCPDGRSVVFTEIPSSAKTPKRTPSIQRLEAQCPPSPLTATDN from the exons GCAAGCACAAGGAGCGCAAGCCCAAGAAGCCTCACTATATTCCACGGCCATGGGGCAAACCCTACAACTACAAGTGCTTCCAGTGCCCCTTTACCTGCATGGAGAAGTCCCACCTGTACAACCATATGAAGTACAGCCTGTGCAAGAACTCCCTGTCTCTGCTCATAGAGTCAGACTGGCCATATAAAAAGGGCAACATCCTGCATCCAGATCAGCTCCGACCCTTTCAGCAGGGGCACGGCATCCATGCTGCTGGTAAAGATGAGCTGGAGCAGGTAACACGGACTGAGGAGAGACAGATGCAGCGAAGGAGTGTCGAAGAGGAAGGTGATGACAGGGAAAGCCAGGGACcagaagacgaggaggagggaggacgaGGGGAGCGAGCGGAGGTTGCAGAGCGGATGAAAGAGAGCTCCAATGACAACAGCAACAGAGGAGATACTGCAGAGTGCGCCACCAAGAAAACCAAAGCACCAGAATCAGAGCTTCTGATGGCTGACATGCTCTCCCTTGAAGACCAGATTTTACGAGCACGCTCAGTGGAGGTAGAGGCACAGCTGAAGCATTATAAACTATCCAAGACATGTCTAACAGCTCCTGGGCTGCTGTCAGAGCAGTGGCGGCTTTTAGCATCCAGCCATACTAAGGCTAAAGCAGAAAGTGCTCAATCCAGAGTGAGTAGTTCAATCCCCTGTTACCCTCCTCCGCCAAACCTGGTGGATTACCAGGATCCCACTGGACTCAACCTGTCACTACTTGGGGTAGGCTATCCCATCAGCCCCAGCCTCTTCTCCTACATGAACTCAGCCATTCCCTCCACTGCCACAGGTCTCACAGCTCAGACCCATGCACAGCTCGCCCAGTTGCCCTTCCTCGCTTCTGCCGCTCAACTGATGCACCCAGCTTCCAGCACCCATGCAGACAGAACTCTCATCCCCTCTCGGCTCTACTACCCCTTTCTGTGCGAGCACACGTTTGGACCGACCTCCAGTCAGAATGATGCCAGCAAAGCGCTCAAGACATCCCCAAACAGTTTAGAAAATAACCCCTTGACCAGCTTCCAGTCCAAAGTCAATCTGTGGAAAGTGCCTGCTTTGCGGCCAGGGACCACTGCTGTCTCCCCTGCTGGTTGGGTGTCACCTCAGAGAGAATCCCCAGACCAGGCCTACAGGCAGGGGGATAAACTGCAAGCTACAGCCAAGGAAGGTAAAGTAAGCTGGGGCCTCAAGAGGACAGGAGCCCCACTGGGGAACCATGAGACACCTGTGGAGAAGAAGCCAGCTATGGGCTTCACTTCGGACCTTCTGAAGAATATTCAGAGTGCATCTGCTCTTAATATGGCATCAGATAAACTTTTCTACCATGGCAG TTTACAGGATGCTCAGCTTCAGACCCGGCCGTCTGAATTGTGGTACAACGATCCTCTCACTAGTCCGAACAGTGAAACATCCTCTCTTTCTACTTCTGTGGGACCCAATAGCCAGGACATGCCAATTGCCCGCACAATAGGGGAGGGAGCTTCAGAGTCAGTGGCTGCTCTCCTCGGTGACCTCTCCAAGGCCTTGCAGGAGTATCAAGAGGCTGAGCGCAAAATCTCCCACCTGGAGAAGGAGGACATTCCCGCCCAGCGCCAACTCTGGGAACACCTGAGCAAAATCCGAAGCGAGCTCTCCCACATCCACCAGGCACTGGAGCGGACGGCTCGCCAAAGCGACGGGCCTCTTGACCTTTCAGTCAAAAGAGACTCAACAGATTCAGTCGGTGATCAAGGCCTGAGAGAGGATGGTAGTCTGAAAGGCAACacgacagagacagaggaggaagacgaggagctagaggagaggaaagaggacgaggaggatgAGCGCGAGAGGAAGGTGATGAAGGCTTCCCTGGAGAGTCGAAAGCAGTCACTGGATATGCTGATCAAGATGAGTCAGGCAGGTGCATCGGTGGTGAACGCAGAGGTTCTCTCTCCAAGTGGTCTTGGCATGAGGCCCAGTCCGGCTGAGGCCTTATGGCCGAGCAGAACCACTAAGTGTGAGGCAGACTCCAGTGTCCTGCTCTGTCCTGACGGCCGATCAGTGGTATTCACTGAAATCCCCTCCTCTGCCAAAACTCCCAAAAGAACCCCATCCATACAGCGGCTGGAAGCACAGTGCCCTCCAAGTCCTTTGACAGCGACAGACAACTAA